In Fastidiosipila sp., the following are encoded in one genomic region:
- a CDS encoding DUF4349 domain-containing protein: MKKRIRLIVLVTALLLVALIGFGCAAGQGAKDTAPREPESWRPGDEWGEDGEYPGILPDEPPLPLPLPPGKIERKFIQNGELALRSSDLKKTYESLVKLTRELGGRVVSYEQLTSGDVAWITMQVAVPFGKLPEFMEHTAENVTKVENKTVTSEEVTEAYYDTKTRIQSTEELIAHYRTMLVKAETIEDTLMVQSRIDELTLELESLKGRLQRLDSLTRESRIDITIRMETDPTITKPEVTWKTLKWSDVGFLMKNAVQRVGIGIVLALQYLLVILVYAAPFILLAALVLLIIWLVRRRRKKRRAKKAAAGSPARPEPPARE; the protein is encoded by the coding sequence CTCCTGTTGGTTGCGCTGATCGGTTTTGGCTGCGCTGCGGGTCAGGGAGCCAAGGATACTGCCCCCAGGGAACCTGAAAGCTGGCGGCCCGGTGACGAGTGGGGAGAGGACGGGGAGTACCCGGGAATTTTGCCGGATGAGCCACCATTGCCCCTGCCTCTTCCACCAGGTAAAATCGAGCGCAAGTTCATACAGAACGGTGAGCTGGCCCTCCGAAGCTCCGATCTGAAAAAGACCTATGAATCGCTGGTGAAACTGACCCGTGAGTTGGGCGGTCGCGTCGTTTCCTACGAACAGCTGACATCAGGAGATGTTGCGTGGATTACCATGCAGGTGGCGGTTCCTTTCGGAAAACTGCCCGAATTCATGGAGCATACGGCTGAAAATGTCACCAAGGTGGAGAACAAAACAGTCACCAGTGAAGAGGTCACCGAAGCCTATTACGATACAAAAACCAGGATCCAGTCGACAGAAGAGCTGATCGCCCACTACCGGACCATGCTGGTCAAGGCGGAGACCATCGAGGACACCCTCATGGTGCAATCACGGATTGATGAGCTGACGCTGGAACTCGAAAGCCTGAAAGGACGGTTGCAACGGCTCGACAGCCTGACCCGTGAATCCAGGATCGACATCACCATCCGGATGGAAACCGATCCGACCATCACCAAGCCGGAGGTGACCTGGAAAACCCTCAAGTGGTCCGACGTTGGCTTCCTGATGAAAAACGCCGTCCAGCGTGTTGGGATCGGGATTGTTCTCGCTCTCCAGTACCTGCTCGTTATCCTGGTCTACGCCGCTCCCTTCATTCTGCTGGCGGCGCTTGTCCTCCTGATTATCTGGCTGGTCAGGCGGCGCAGGAAGAAGCGCAGAGCGAAAAAGGCCGCTGCGGGATCTCCCGCGCGCCCTGAGCCCCCGGCAAGGGAATAA